The following coding sequences lie in one Balneola vulgaris DSM 17893 genomic window:
- the rfbB gene encoding dTDP-glucose 4,6-dehydratase: protein MKKIIVTGGAGFIGSNLILKLFKDHPDWTIMNIDKLTYASDHNYLKPLKDSERYYFKKVDLVDRDEIKDIVKSFKPDGVFHLAAESHVDNSITGPEPFIQSNVVGTFNLLEECRQLWSEDPQSWKENRFLHVSTDEVYGELEDDGLFTEQTPYAPNSPYSASKAGSDMIVRAYYHTYRMNVVTTNCSNNYGPHQHDEKLIPTVIRNAMAHNPIPIYGKGENVRDWLFVQDHCEALETAFLKGKAGETYNVGGNNEWMNLDLVHKICDILNNELGQGPEGDYKNLISFVTDRLGHDFRYAIDASKIKNELGWEPSQDFDGMLRETILWYINKYSNK, encoded by the coding sequence TTGAAAAAGATAATTGTAACAGGTGGTGCCGGATTTATAGGGTCCAATTTAATCTTGAAGCTTTTCAAAGATCATCCGGATTGGACTATCATGAATATTGATAAGTTAACCTATGCCTCCGATCATAATTATTTGAAGCCTCTAAAAGATTCGGAAAGGTATTACTTCAAAAAAGTGGATCTTGTTGATCGTGATGAAATAAAAGATATCGTTAAAAGCTTCAAGCCCGATGGTGTATTTCATTTAGCGGCTGAGTCGCATGTTGATAATTCAATAACGGGGCCTGAGCCTTTTATTCAATCGAATGTAGTAGGTACCTTTAATTTATTAGAGGAATGTAGACAGTTGTGGAGTGAAGATCCTCAAAGTTGGAAAGAGAATCGATTTCTCCATGTTTCTACGGATGAAGTATATGGTGAGCTAGAGGATGATGGGTTATTTACCGAACAAACTCCTTATGCTCCAAATTCGCCGTATAGTGCTTCAAAAGCCGGTAGTGATATGATTGTTCGAGCCTATTATCACACCTACAGAATGAATGTGGTTACCACCAACTGTTCTAATAATTACGGGCCACATCAACATGATGAAAAACTCATTCCTACTGTAATTCGCAATGCCATGGCACACAATCCCATACCTATTTATGGTAAGGGCGAAAATGTAAGAGATTGGCTATTTGTACAAGATCATTGTGAAGCTCTTGAAACAGCTTTTTTAAAAGGGAAAGCCGGAGAGACCTATAACGTAGGTGGGAACAATGAATGGATGAATTTAGACTTAGTTCATAAGATTTGTGACATCTTGAATAATGAACTAGGACAAGGACCTGAGGGCGATTATAAAAACTTGATCAGCTTTGTGACGGACCGCTTAGGGCATGATTTCCGATATGCGATTGATGCTTCCAAAATAAAGAATGAATTGGGATGGGAGCCTTCTCAAGATTTCGATGGAATGCTACGAGAAACCATTTTGTGGTATATCAATAAATACAGTAACAAATAA
- the rfbC gene encoding dTDP-4-dehydrorhamnose 3,5-epimerase — protein MKITESRIKGVFLFEPRVFEDERGYFYESYRESHFKEAGIDVHFVQDNVSKSQKDTIRGLHYQIIHPLDKFIQCLQGEVLDVAVDLRKDSPTFGNYVAFKLSEKNHHALFVPKGFAHGFSVLSDTAVISYKCSDYYHAEGERGLRWDDPLIRIHWDVARPILSEKDRKLPLFSSITEEDTF, from the coding sequence ATGAAAATAACAGAAAGTAGAATTAAAGGTGTTTTTCTGTTTGAACCTCGAGTTTTTGAAGATGAGAGAGGCTATTTCTACGAATCATATCGGGAAAGTCATTTCAAAGAAGCTGGAATTGATGTTCATTTTGTACAGGATAATGTGTCAAAATCCCAAAAAGACACCATTCGAGGACTTCATTATCAGATTATACACCCTCTGGATAAATTTATTCAGTGCCTACAAGGTGAGGTGCTAGATGTTGCCGTCGATTTAAGAAAAGACTCTCCAACATTTGGCAATTATGTTGCTTTTAAATTGTCGGAGAAGAACCATCATGCACTATTTGTGCCCAAAGGATTTGCTCATGGGTTCTCTGTATTAAGTGATACGGCGGTTATTTCATATAAATGTTCAGATTACTACCATGCAGAAGGTGAGCGAGGGCTAAGATGGGATGACCCTTTAATTCGGATTCATTGGGATGTAGCTCGACCTATTTTATCTGAAAAAGATCGTAAGCTCCCATTATTTTCATCCATTACAGAAGAGGATACATTTTGA
- the rfbD gene encoding dTDP-4-dehydrorhamnose reductase has product MRYLITGANGQLGKEWVLYCDHHKLECRGYRSTDLDITNPRQVDQVLNEYKPNVIINCAAYTKVDDAETNSEQAYLVNEQGARNLAQWCKENDSKLIHYSTDYVFPGSVKDSLHYPNGYTEDVQTQPINVYGASKLAGEQAIQEVDGDFLILRVSWLCGKHTQTNFVFKMMELAEKFEELRVVDDQMGVPTFTSNVVENTQALIDADEKGVFHISSEGICTWYQFALAIFELTSASVKVKPVSSNAYPTAAKRPAFSKLSTMKLETISGTNIIPWKQGLKKLIEEL; this is encoded by the coding sequence ATGCGGTACCTGATTACGGGAGCAAATGGTCAATTGGGTAAAGAATGGGTGCTTTATTGCGACCATCATAAATTGGAGTGCCGCGGGTATCGATCCACTGATTTAGATATCACAAACCCAAGGCAGGTTGATCAGGTTTTAAATGAGTATAAGCCCAATGTTATTATCAATTGTGCCGCTTATACTAAAGTAGATGATGCTGAAACGAATTCTGAACAGGCCTATTTGGTAAATGAACAGGGAGCTCGAAATTTAGCACAATGGTGTAAGGAAAATGATTCAAAGCTCATCCATTATTCAACAGATTATGTATTTCCAGGATCAGTAAAAGACAGCCTTCATTATCCGAATGGGTATACAGAGGATGTGCAGACTCAACCCATAAATGTATATGGGGCAAGTAAATTAGCTGGTGAACAAGCAATTCAAGAAGTGGATGGTGATTTCTTAATCCTTCGTGTAAGTTGGTTATGTGGAAAGCACACCCAAACAAACTTTGTGTTCAAGATGATGGAACTGGCAGAGAAATTTGAAGAGTTAAGGGTTGTTGATGATCAAATGGGTGTGCCTACTTTTACTAGCAACGTAGTGGAGAACACTCAAGCTCTAATCGATGCTGATGAAAAAGGAGTGTTTCATATAAGTTCGGAAGGTATATGCACCTGGTATCAATTTGCATTAGCTATTTTTGAACTTACATCTGCGTCAGTTAAAGTAAAGCCGGTATCAAGTAATGCTTATCCTACAGCAGCAAAGAGGCCCGCTTTTTCTAAATTAAGCACCATGAAATTAGAGACTATTTCAGGCACGAATATTATTCCCTGGAAGCAAGGGTTAAAGAAACTAATTGAAGAACTATGA
- a CDS encoding sugar phosphate nucleotidyltransferase, with translation MKGIILAGGTGSRLFPLTKVTNKHLLPVGDKPMIYHPIEKLTEVGIEEILIVTGTEHMGDVVNLLGSGKDFGCRFTYKVQDEAGGIAQALGLAENFAGNDPVLVILGDNIFEHSLQKAVNNYKGTGAQILIQEVHDPERYGVAEIAGNEVISIEEKPEQPKSNYAVTGIYCYDAKVFECIKTLKPSGRGELEITDVNNFYIQNKAMTSTILEGWWTDAGTPESYKHANKLVQGN, from the coding sequence ATGAAAGGAATTATTCTTGCAGGAGGGACGGGTTCACGTTTATTCCCATTAACAAAGGTGACCAATAAGCATTTATTACCGGTAGGTGATAAGCCTATGATTTATCACCCAATTGAAAAGCTTACAGAAGTTGGAATCGAAGAAATTTTGATTGTTACAGGCACCGAGCATATGGGTGATGTAGTAAATTTATTAGGCTCTGGAAAAGACTTTGGATGCAGATTCACCTATAAAGTTCAGGATGAAGCAGGAGGCATTGCCCAAGCACTTGGTTTAGCTGAAAATTTTGCAGGAAATGACCCCGTATTGGTAATCCTAGGGGATAATATTTTTGAGCATTCTCTACAGAAAGCGGTTAATAATTATAAGGGCACCGGCGCTCAAATATTAATTCAAGAAGTCCATGATCCCGAACGATATGGTGTTGCTGAAATTGCAGGAAATGAAGTGATTTCTATAGAAGAAAAGCCCGAGCAACCTAAATCAAATTATGCAGTTACTGGTATTTACTGTTATGATGCTAAGGTATTTGAGTGCATTAAAACCTTGAAGCCTTCGGGAAGGGGAGAATTAGAAATTACAGATGTGAATAATTTCTACATCCAGAATAAAGCTATGACTAGTACCATTCTAGAAGGATGGTGGACCGATGCAGGGACGCCCGAGTCTTATAAACATGCTAATAAACTTGTGCAAGGGAATTAA
- a CDS encoding T9SS type A sorting domain-containing protein, producing the protein MIETRSIVSFFIIIILSTTVHAQDIIWTGAVDSSWHNASNWNTGSVPTSNNVVKIRNTPPYPVITANVTIKSIVLSDYWNGGTITLRNNSTLTVTDDVTLNGEAQFNIVNGHFFHSATSSGKNNFSLNGATTRIDIENGSFQVGRSDESIDAEIIGSFYAGNGLINFFGDLDISDSDHFYVENAEVNIKGDALINGTYHGEHGNTTFENELEVKSGGHLTLELGELTMQGVTSIGNNGTASLGSGTVTILQDITVSSGGYLHVQDANLTVSGDANFTSNGNLTTQNGSISITGNASLSSGGSLDLNNGSLNIGGDASFTSGGVVNAGHATIELKGDFTVQNGSNFNPDSSTVVFSGSSEQTIHSNDDVTFYNVVVDSGAVLNTDGGNGNTIIIENDLVVEDGGEVEVREDDQIDVQGDVEGDDAINSPQPYAVTATAPSTNMVLITFNKGLDESTAENLTNYSIQNLSNNSTLAISNVALNTDADSTIVTLTTDSISDHVTYEITMNNIESNAGRSISPNHKKRFHRNSQIIFYSRKNGQWSNSSTWSEISHTGEATNRIPSEVDGAEVIIGAGHSVKVRNTVSIQSLASIEVKSSSELRVRDGGVFNIGEKVITGAGTFNHRSGTLITAHPQGLNKTSATGNIQTTTRKFNKSASYTFNGNSTQWVGDGLPSRVANLNIDNPTSVHLLSSIEVTDTLFLTDGTLELPVNQSLLSNTKVVGSGQLTIHRTLEGSRGWRLLSAPITTSFGDLLDGTITQGYSGAHYSTGSMPGDTLQPNVMYYDESYPGTDNQRWRAPSSASTNIPTGLGLQAFIFGSISNDSRYNNPLPDTLTVTGVEPDAPIALPVSFTTEADSGWNLVGNPFTTAINWDEPTGWIKTNIDQSIYIWDPETNQYKTWNGVTGDLNSGKISPFQAFWIKANANAPSLSVSNEAKTLNSQFIGKQVAIPTEAPSFSLIVSNDEQESAVHFMFDESAKIGKDPLDAYRLLPPIGIGTYIDLSTLSANGDKFSINNLPRKFGIPINIPLDVQVYKNGYSYSTPLHFVAKNFSNIPTGWKIELVDTFYNDRIQLNEGESYLFRHEVKSKNKAPNFDRQKSRLIEKRKTGHQRFYLQITPGDDAIGLPDQIKLLPNYPNPFNPTTNIQFELPVQEYVQLKIYDTIGRQVATLIDSELASGVHHITWDASSLSSGLYLIQLKAGDKFFTQKMTLLK; encoded by the coding sequence ATGATTGAAACGCGTTCTATTGTAAGTTTCTTCATTATTATAATTCTTTCGACAACAGTTCATGCCCAAGATATAATCTGGACAGGTGCTGTGGATTCCTCATGGCATAATGCTTCAAATTGGAATACTGGTAGTGTACCCACATCGAATAATGTGGTTAAAATCCGAAATACCCCTCCTTACCCTGTTATAACAGCCAATGTTACCATCAAGTCCATCGTACTGAGTGATTATTGGAATGGAGGCACAATAACGCTTCGAAACAATTCTACATTAACCGTTACTGATGACGTGACACTCAATGGTGAGGCACAGTTCAACATCGTAAACGGTCATTTTTTCCACTCGGCAACCAGTTCTGGAAAGAATAACTTCTCGCTAAATGGTGCCACTACACGGATTGATATCGAAAATGGCAGTTTTCAAGTTGGTAGATCTGATGAAAGCATCGATGCTGAAATAATTGGATCCTTTTATGCAGGCAATGGTCTCATCAATTTCTTCGGTGATTTAGACATTTCAGATAGTGATCATTTTTATGTTGAAAATGCAGAAGTAAATATAAAAGGTGATGCGCTCATCAATGGCACATACCATGGCGAGCATGGAAATACCACATTTGAGAACGAGTTAGAGGTGAAAAGTGGTGGCCATTTAACTCTAGAGTTGGGTGAGCTAACTATGCAGGGCGTTACAAGTATTGGTAATAACGGAACCGCAAGCCTTGGTTCTGGTACAGTGACTATACTGCAAGATATCACTGTTAGTAGTGGCGGTTATTTACATGTGCAAGATGCCAACCTCACGGTTTCAGGAGACGCAAATTTTACGAGTAACGGGAATCTAACCACTCAAAATGGCTCAATTTCCATCACTGGAAATGCTTCTTTGAGTAGTGGGGGTAGCCTAGATTTAAATAATGGAAGTCTCAATATCGGTGGTGATGCCTCTTTTACTTCGGGTGGGGTTGTGAATGCAGGCCATGCAACTATTGAATTAAAGGGTGATTTCACCGTTCAAAACGGTAGCAATTTTAATCCCGACTCTAGTACCGTTGTATTTAGTGGCAGCTCAGAGCAAACTATTCATTCGAATGATGACGTCACTTTTTATAATGTTGTTGTGGACTCAGGGGCCGTATTAAACACTGATGGAGGAAATGGAAATACAATTATCATTGAAAATGATCTCGTTGTTGAAGATGGTGGCGAAGTTGAAGTACGTGAAGACGATCAAATAGATGTTCAAGGTGATGTAGAAGGCGACGATGCCATTAACAGCCCACAACCTTATGCTGTAACTGCAACAGCACCTTCAACTAATATGGTTTTAATTACTTTTAATAAAGGGCTTGATGAAAGTACTGCTGAAAACCTCACCAATTATTCCATTCAGAACTTATCTAATAACTCCACTTTAGCAATATCGAATGTTGCGTTAAATACAGATGCAGACAGTACCATCGTAACTTTAACTACGGATTCCATTAGTGATCATGTGACCTACGAGATCACAATGAATAATATTGAAAGTAATGCTGGAAGAAGTATTTCACCCAACCATAAAAAAAGATTTCATAGAAATAGCCAGATCATCTTCTATAGTAGAAAAAATGGGCAATGGTCTAATTCGAGTACGTGGTCTGAAATTAGCCATACAGGTGAAGCTACCAATCGTATCCCTTCCGAAGTTGATGGGGCGGAAGTTATTATTGGTGCAGGACATTCAGTAAAGGTTAGAAATACGGTTTCTATACAATCATTGGCTTCTATTGAGGTAAAAAGCAGTAGTGAATTAAGAGTAAGAGATGGAGGTGTTTTCAATATTGGTGAGAAAGTAATAACTGGTGCCGGCACCTTTAATCATAGATCAGGCACTCTAATTACAGCTCATCCGCAAGGTCTTAATAAAACATCTGCTACTGGAAATATTCAAACTACGACTCGAAAATTCAATAAATCTGCCTCTTACACATTTAATGGGAATTCTACCCAATGGGTAGGTGATGGATTGCCTTCTAGAGTTGCAAATCTGAATATTGACAACCCCACTAGTGTTCATCTTTTATCGTCTATTGAAGTAACTGATACTCTTTTTTTAACAGATGGCACTCTAGAGCTTCCCGTAAATCAATCTCTTTTATCTAATACCAAAGTTGTTGGAAGCGGCCAATTAACCATACACCGAACTTTGGAAGGAAGTAGAGGTTGGAGATTATTGAGTGCACCCATCACAACTTCGTTCGGCGATTTATTAGATGGTACCATTACCCAAGGATATTCAGGGGCTCATTATAGCACAGGTTCCATGCCGGGTGATACCCTTCAACCTAATGTGATGTACTATGACGAATCCTATCCCGGAACGGATAATCAAAGATGGCGTGCACCCTCTTCTGCTAGTACCAATATTCCAACAGGATTGGGCCTTCAAGCATTTATATTTGGCTCCATATCAAATGATAGCAGGTATAACAATCCATTACCTGATACTCTCACTGTAACTGGGGTTGAACCTGATGCACCCATCGCTCTGCCTGTTAGTTTTACAACAGAAGCAGACTCTGGTTGGAACTTGGTAGGCAACCCATTTACAACGGCCATAAATTGGGATGAACCAACAGGATGGATTAAAACCAATATTGACCAAAGCATTTACATTTGGGACCCAGAAACAAATCAATATAAAACATGGAATGGGGTTACAGGCGATCTTAATTCCGGCAAAATAAGCCCTTTTCAAGCTTTTTGGATTAAAGCGAATGCAAATGCTCCAAGTCTCTCAGTTTCAAACGAAGCAAAAACTCTTAATAGCCAATTTATTGGGAAACAGGTCGCTATACCAACAGAAGCGCCATCATTTTCACTCATAGTTTCTAATGACGAACAAGAATCAGCAGTTCATTTCATGTTCGATGAATCTGCGAAGATTGGTAAAGACCCTTTGGATGCATATCGTTTATTACCACCCATTGGCATTGGTACTTATATCGATTTATCAACGCTTTCGGCAAACGGCGATAAGTTCTCCATTAATAATCTTCCTCGAAAATTTGGAATCCCAATAAATATACCCCTTGATGTGCAGGTATATAAAAACGGTTATTCCTACTCAACACCCCTTCATTTTGTAGCTAAAAACTTCTCAAATATCCCCACTGGTTGGAAAATTGAATTAGTTGACACTTTTTATAATGACCGAATTCAACTCAATGAAGGAGAATCGTATTTATTTAGACATGAAGTTAAGTCGAAAAATAAAGCCCCTAACTTCGATCGTCAAAAATCACGATTGATAGAGAAAAGAAAAACTGGCCATCAACGCTTTTATCTTCAAATAACCCCCGGTGATGATGCTATAGGATTGCCTGACCAGATTAAATTACTACCGAACTACCCAAATCCATTTAATCCTACAACCAACATTCAGTTTGAATTACCAGTTCAAGAATATGTTCAGCTTAAAATTTATGATACTATTGGTCGGCAAGTAGCTACACTCATAGACTCCGAATTAGCCAGTGGGGTTCATCATATCACATGGGATGCTTCCTCCCTATCCAGCGGGCTATACCTTATTCAACTTAAAGCTGGAGATAAGTTCTTTACCCAAAAAATGACTCTACTGAAATAG